One window of the Clostridia bacterium genome contains the following:
- the groL gene encoding chaperonin GroEL (60 kDa chaperone family; promotes refolding of misfolded polypeptides especially under stressful conditions; forms two stacked rings of heptamers to form a barrel-shaped 14mer; ends can be capped by GroES; misfolded proteins enter the barrel where they are refolded when GroES binds), with the protein MAGKQLLFNEEARRAMERGVNVVADAVKVTLGPKGRNVVLERKFGSPIITKDGVTVAKEIELKDPYENMGAQLCKEVASKTNDIAGDGTTTATVLAQAIVKEGMKTVAAGANPIFLKRGMDKAVAVIVEELKANSVPVNTKEEIAHVASISANDREIGELIAEAMEKVGRDGVITIEESKGIETTVELVEGMEFDRGYISPYFVTNTEAMEVELDNPYILLYEKKLSSIQDILPLLEKVVSAGKPLLIIAEDVEGEALATLVVNKLRGTLSVAAVKAPGFGDRRKAMLEDIAILTAGTFISEDLGVKLDSVDLGMLGRAKKVKISKESTTIIEGAGSSEAVQARVKQIRRQIEETDSDYDREKLQERLAKLAGGVAVIKVGAATETEMKEKKHRVEDALSATRAAVEEGIVPGGGVALVNAIPALDKLDVKGDEATGVQIIRRALEEPLRQIANNAGYEGSVVVGKVKESPKGVGFNAATEVYEDMIKAGIVDPTKVTVSALQNACSIASMLLTTETLVAEIPEKKPATPPMPDMDY; encoded by the coding sequence ATGGCTGGTAAACAATTACTTTTCAATGAAGAAGCCCGCCGTGCTATGGAGCGTGGCGTTAACGTAGTGGCTGACGCTGTTAAAGTTACCCTTGGCCCGAAAGGGAGAAACGTGGTTTTAGAGCGTAAATTCGGTTCCCCGATCATCACCAAAGACGGTGTAACCGTAGCGAAAGAAATCGAGCTGAAGGATCCTTATGAAAACATGGGAGCTCAGCTCTGTAAAGAAGTAGCCTCCAAGACCAATGACATCGCCGGTGACGGCACTACCACGGCTACCGTCCTGGCACAGGCTATCGTGAAGGAAGGCATGAAGACCGTCGCAGCGGGCGCTAACCCCATCTTCCTCAAGAGAGGCATGGACAAAGCCGTTGCCGTTATCGTTGAGGAATTAAAAGCTAACAGCGTTCCCGTCAACACCAAAGAAGAAATCGCTCACGTGGCTTCTATTTCCGCCAACGACCGGGAAATCGGCGAACTGATTGCGGAAGCCATGGAGAAAGTGGGCCGCGACGGCGTCATCACCATTGAAGAATCCAAGGGCATTGAAACCACCGTGGAACTGGTGGAAGGGATGGAATTTGACCGCGGCTATATCTCCCCGTATTTCGTCACCAATACCGAAGCCATGGAAGTGGAACTGGACAACCCATACATCTTGCTGTATGAGAAGAAGCTCTCTTCCATCCAAGACATCTTGCCCCTGTTAGAAAAAGTAGTGAGCGCCGGCAAACCCTTGTTGATTATCGCTGAGGATGTCGAGGGCGAAGCCCTGGCCACCCTGGTCGTGAACAAGCTGCGCGGCACTCTGAGCGTGGCTGCCGTGAAAGCGCCCGGTTTCGGTGATCGCCGGAAGGCTATGTTAGAAGATATCGCCATCTTGACCGCCGGTACTTTCATTTCCGAAGACCTGGGCGTCAAGCTGGACAGTGTCGATTTAGGCATGCTGGGCCGGGCCAAGAAGGTGAAGATCAGCAAGGAAAGCACCACCATCATTGAAGGTGCCGGTTCCAGTGAAGCCGTCCAAGCTCGCGTCAAGCAAATCCGCCGTCAGATCGAAGAAACGGATTCCGATTACGACCGTGAAAAACTGCAAGAGCGCCTGGCGAAGCTGGCCGGCGGCGTAGCGGTCATCAAGGTGGGTGCTGCTACCGAAACGGAAATGAAAGAGAAGAAGCACCGCGTCGAGGACGCCCTGTCCGCGACCAGAGCCGCGGTGGAAGAAGGTATTGTACCCGGCGGCGGCGTAGCGCTGGTCAATGCCATTCCCGCTTTGGATAAACTGGATGTCAAAGGCGACGAGGCTACCGGTGTGCAAATCATCCGCAGGGCCTTAGAAGAGCCTCTCCGCCAGATCGCCAATAACGCCGGTTACGAAGGTTCCGTAGTGGTTGGCAAAGTGAAGGAATCCCCGAAAGGCGTGGGCTTCAACGCTGCCACCGAAGTCTATGAAGACATGATTAAGGCCGGTATCGTCGACCCGACCAAGGTTACCGTCAGTGCCTTGCAGAACGCTTGCAGCATTGCTTCCATGCTGCTCACCACCGAAACCCTGGTGGCGGAAATTCCTGAAAAGAAACCGGCTACACCGCCCATGCCTGACATGGATTATTAA
- a CDS encoding zinc ribbon domain-containing protein: protein MPTYDFTCNSCNHKFSVFTSISGRKNVKCPECGSGDVTQRMTGFLYAKSGSSNGSGGSSGCSGGSCAGCSGC from the coding sequence ATGCCTACTTATGATTTTACCTGCAACAGCTGCAACCATAAATTCTCCGTTTTTACGTCCATCAGCGGCCGCAAGAACGTCAAGTGCCCGGAATGTGGGAGCGGCGATGTCACCCAGCGCATGACCGGATTTCTCTATGCCAAGTCCGGTAGTAGTAACGGATCCGGTGGCTCTTCCGGTTGCTCCGGCGGCAGCTGCGCCGGTTGTTCCGGCTGTTAG
- a CDS encoding multidrug efflux SMR transporter produces MSWAYVFLAGIVEILWVIGLRHSNTVWHWIGTGIMIILSFYFIIKACERLPAGTVYAVFTGMGAAGIVLVDWLILKTAISVIQFVFIGLIITGVIGIKLVTGTSDAEQVNQVRSRDKYK; encoded by the coding sequence ATGTCTTGGGCATATGTGTTTTTGGCGGGTATCGTTGAAATACTATGGGTTATAGGATTGAGGCATTCCAATACTGTCTGGCATTGGATCGGTACCGGGATCATGATCATCTTGAGTTTCTATTTTATCATCAAGGCCTGTGAAAGATTGCCGGCGGGCACAGTTTATGCCGTTTTCACCGGTATGGGCGCCGCCGGTATTGTGCTGGTGGACTGGTTGATCCTCAAAACAGCCATTTCCGTCATCCAGTTTGTCTTCATCGGGTTGATTATCACCGGGGTGATTGGCATTAAACTGGTGACCGGTACCTCCGATGCGGAACAGGTGAACCAGGTCCGGAGCCGGGACAAGTACAAATAG
- a CDS encoding 4Fe-4S binding protein, whose amino-acid sequence MNLIYYSQIFPSNYNHGRATALARVYKWTYRIDPEKCMTCATCELECRDGGIYVYDNLVFAINEENCTRCARCYNACPVGAVLRIPNEAAV is encoded by the coding sequence ATGAATTTGATATACTATTCACAGATTTTTCCGTCTAATTATAACCACGGGAGGGCGACTGCGTTGGCCAGGGTTTATAAGTGGACTTATCGAATTGATCCGGAGAAGTGCATGACTTGTGCCACTTGTGAGTTGGAGTGCCGTGACGGTGGCATTTACGTCTATGACAACTTGGTCTTTGCGATTAACGAAGAGAACTGCACCAGGTGTGCGCGCTGCTACAATGCTTGCCCGGTAGGAGCCGTGCTCCGGATTCCTAACGAGGCGGCTGTGTAG
- a CDS encoding multidrug efflux SMR transporter: MAWVALVLASLGEVFGVMCINLYLRQKTLGRLLLVVVTFGTGFVFLARAMQDIPISTAYAVWTGLGAAGAVGTGIVFFHEAAGWKRLLFLACIIAGAVGLKLFS; this comes from the coding sequence ATGGCTTGGGTGGCGCTGGTGCTGGCCAGTCTAGGGGAAGTTTTTGGGGTCATGTGTATTAACCTGTACTTGCGGCAAAAAACCCTGGGTCGTTTGCTCCTGGTAGTTGTCACCTTCGGCACGGGTTTTGTGTTCCTGGCCCGGGCCATGCAGGACATACCCATCAGTACCGCCTATGCCGTTTGGACCGGGCTGGGCGCCGCCGGAGCCGTTGGTACGGGCATTGTTTTCTTCCATGAAGCGGCCGGTTGGAAGCGCTTGCTCTTCCTGGCTTGTATTATTGCAGGAGCGGTGGGGTTGAAACTGTTTAGCTAG
- a CDS encoding NifU family protein translates to MVDKVKDVLDKIRPRLQADGGDVELVAVEDGVVKVRLVGACGGCPMATMTLKQGIERVLKSEIPEVKEVVQV, encoded by the coding sequence ATGGTCGATAAAGTTAAAGATGTATTGGATAAGATCCGTCCCCGTTTGCAAGCGGATGGTGGAGACGTGGAGTTAGTGGCAGTGGAGGATGGCGTCGTCAAGGTTCGTTTGGTAGGAGCTTGCGGCGGGTGCCCGATGGCTACCATGACTTTGAAGCAGGGCATCGAAAGAGTTTTGAAATCCGAGATTCCCGAGGTTAAGGAAGTAGTGCAGGTTTAA
- a CDS encoding GAF domain-containing protein, translating to MKGSFDQEKALRAWQRFVQMGELVPQVPAPIARSWLRCKNRGQLPVQFMPARLPKTEPSPAGDPALMEAFRGTFRELEEYLAGDELLLVLLDPQGVLLDWQGNSRLLVSGELEPGMCFDEATVGTMAMSLALEENNTVFVGGAQHYYSCYHRVASSAAPVLAAGRVAGILGACTGVHQSSLGILAVLLGKKVLEARFPAGHA from the coding sequence ATGAAAGGGTCCTTTGATCAAGAAAAAGCGCTGCGCGCCTGGCAGCGGTTTGTCCAGATGGGTGAACTGGTGCCCCAGGTTCCTGCCCCTATTGCTCGTTCCTGGCTTCGCTGCAAGAACCGGGGGCAGCTGCCGGTCCAGTTCATGCCCGCTCGCTTGCCTAAGACGGAACCCTCGCCGGCAGGGGATCCTGCTCTGATGGAAGCCTTCCGGGGGACTTTTCGAGAGTTGGAGGAGTACTTAGCCGGGGATGAGTTATTGCTGGTGCTGCTGGACCCGCAAGGAGTGCTGCTGGACTGGCAGGGCAACAGCCGTTTGCTGGTATCCGGGGAGCTGGAGCCGGGGATGTGCTTTGATGAAGCCACCGTAGGAACCATGGCTATGAGCCTGGCGCTGGAAGAAAACAACACCGTGTTTGTCGGCGGAGCCCAGCATTATTACAGCTGCTATCACCGGGTGGCCAGCAGCGCGGCGCCTGTTTTGGCCGCCGGCAGGGTGGCAGGCATCCTGGGAGCATGTACGGGCGTCCACCAGAGCAGCTTAGGGATCCTGGCCGTGCTTTTGGGCAAGAAAGTCTTGGAGGCCCGTTTTCCCGCCGGGCATGCATAA
- the sfsA gene encoding DNA/RNA nuclease SfsA, translating into MQYNNIKPAKFLSRSNRFLCHIEIDGRVEACHVKNTGRLKELLIPGAGVFVRETDNPNRKTKYDLIGVYKGDRLVNIDSQVPNPVFQEWVENSGFFPGLSLIKPEYRYKQSRFDFYLETKNGKVLVEVKGVTLEIDNAAMFPDAPTERGVKHIMELAGSINDGYEPWIIFIVQMKNVDYFTPNAATHPEFARALKEAAAKGVKVLALDCIVTPDSIRAADFIPVRL; encoded by the coding sequence ATGCAATACAACAACATTAAACCGGCCAAGTTTTTGTCCCGCAGCAATCGCTTCCTGTGCCACATTGAGATCGACGGCAGGGTGGAAGCCTGCCATGTCAAAAACACGGGCCGGCTGAAGGAACTCTTAATCCCCGGCGCCGGGGTATTTGTCCGGGAGACGGATAATCCCAACCGGAAAACCAAATACGATCTCATCGGCGTCTACAAAGGAGACCGGCTGGTCAATATCGACAGCCAGGTTCCCAACCCGGTGTTTCAGGAATGGGTGGAAAACAGCGGCTTTTTCCCCGGCCTGTCCCTGATTAAACCGGAGTACCGGTACAAGCAGTCCCGGTTTGATTTTTACCTGGAGACGAAAAATGGGAAAGTCTTGGTGGAAGTCAAGGGGGTCACTTTGGAAATTGATAATGCAGCCATGTTCCCTGATGCTCCCACGGAGCGGGGTGTCAAGCACATCATGGAGCTGGCGGGCAGTATCAATGACGGCTACGAACCATGGATAATCTTTATCGTGCAGATGAAAAACGTTGATTATTTTACTCCCAATGCCGCAACACACCCGGAATTTGCCCGGGCACTGAAAGAAGCGGCTGCCAAAGGGGTGAAGGTGCTGGCCCTGGACTGCATTGTGACTCCTGATTCCATCCGGGCTGCTGATTTCATCCCGGTGCGCTTGTAG
- a CDS encoding MBL fold metallo-hydrolase: MFKKISSRITFLQGTNGGRVPHANSLLIQDDVTAVIDTGADRGDLEEVASGCAPDLVINTHFHLDHSRGNRLFSGASILAHPWDARALSSEENYLQASGLARLGRDYVLNYFYSRGSLPVCRVDGFLADGDVMDFGGTKARVIHTPGHTPGHCAFFFEEEEILFAGDIDLTSFGPWYGNPEADIIAFRDSIIKLRDLKPRLVLTGHLEPVEENITERFNQYLAVLDRRDELLLEFLREPRALEAIVDAKLIYRKHPEPELVFRFFEEMMVLKHLAKLEQEGLIAKDDGVYFAL; this comes from the coding sequence ATGTTTAAAAAAATCAGTTCACGCATTACTTTTCTGCAAGGTACCAACGGGGGCAGAGTCCCCCATGCCAACAGCTTGCTCATCCAAGATGACGTGACAGCGGTTATTGATACCGGTGCCGACCGGGGGGACCTGGAGGAGGTAGCCTCCGGTTGTGCCCCGGACCTGGTGATCAATACCCATTTTCATCTTGACCATTCCCGGGGCAATCGTTTGTTTTCCGGAGCCAGCATTTTGGCCCATCCATGGGATGCCCGAGCCCTGTCCAGCGAAGAGAACTACTTGCAAGCCAGCGGCTTGGCCCGGCTCGGCCGGGATTATGTGTTGAACTACTTTTACAGCCGCGGCTCCCTGCCCGTTTGCCGGGTAGACGGTTTCTTGGCCGACGGGGACGTGATGGATTTCGGGGGCACCAAAGCGAGGGTGATCCATACCCCGGGGCATACGCCGGGACATTGTGCTTTCTTTTTTGAGGAAGAAGAGATCCTGTTTGCCGGGGACATTGACTTGACTTCTTTCGGCCCCTGGTACGGGAATCCCGAGGCGGATATTATTGCGTTCCGGGACTCCATCATCAAACTGCGAGATCTCAAACCGAGGCTGGTTTTGACAGGCCACCTGGAGCCGGTAGAGGAAAACATTACCGAGCGCTTTAACCAGTACCTGGCGGTCCTCGACCGGCGGGATGAACTCCTGCTGGAATTCTTACGGGAGCCGCGGGCCTTGGAGGCAATCGTGGATGCGAAATTGATCTACCGGAAGCATCCCGAGCCTGAACTGGTTTTCCGGTTTTTTGAAGAGATGATGGTGCTCAAGCACCTGGCTAAACTGGAGCAAGAAGGCCTCATTGCCAAAGACGATGGCGTCTATTTTGCCCTGTAA
- a CDS encoding HD-GYP domain-containing protein has product MYRIPVDALQPGMKIARAVFTSDGHVLINQGVVLKQSYINHLRRFGIASVYVEDALALDLAAEDVIDEATRIEAVKTVRDFFVSSRQNGSGRCLISTRKLEETVNHIIEDLLSQRNLMVNLQDIRAMDDYTFGHSVNVCVLSLVAGIGLGFSRTQLMHLGMGALMHDIGKLKIPPSIMNKPGKLTDEEFAVMKQHTTFGYELLRHEVSLLTAHIALEHHERFDGAGYPNRISGNDIHLFSRICSVADVFDALTADRVYRKAYPPHEAYEYLAASGGSQFDYHVVNAFLRNVAAYPTGTWVELNTREIGVVVETKPGFATRPLVRLCFGPAPEREQLRQPEDVDLTRVLDRLITRVVPREEVEKTARNLPRLDSHVLK; this is encoded by the coding sequence GTGTATCGAATTCCTGTTGATGCCCTGCAGCCGGGCATGAAAATCGCCAGAGCAGTTTTTACCAGCGACGGCCATGTTTTGATTAATCAGGGGGTTGTATTAAAGCAGAGTTATATCAATCACCTGCGCCGTTTTGGGATCGCGTCCGTTTATGTGGAAGATGCCCTGGCTTTGGATTTGGCCGCTGAAGACGTCATCGATGAAGCCACCCGGATTGAAGCCGTGAAAACGGTGCGGGATTTCTTCGTGAGCAGCCGCCAAAACGGGTCCGGGCGCTGCCTGATATCCACCCGGAAATTAGAGGAAACCGTCAACCACATCATTGAGGATTTGCTGAGCCAGAGAAATCTGATGGTGAACCTGCAGGATATCCGCGCCATGGACGACTACACCTTTGGCCATTCCGTCAACGTCTGCGTGCTGTCCCTGGTCGCCGGCATCGGCCTGGGCTTCTCCCGGACCCAGTTGATGCATCTGGGCATGGGTGCGTTAATGCACGACATAGGCAAACTGAAGATCCCGCCCAGTATCATGAATAAACCGGGCAAATTGACGGATGAAGAGTTTGCCGTCATGAAGCAGCATACCACCTTCGGTTATGAGCTGCTGCGGCACGAAGTGAGCCTGCTCACCGCCCACATAGCCTTAGAGCACCATGAAAGATTTGACGGCGCCGGTTATCCCAATCGGATCAGCGGCAACGATATCCACTTGTTTTCCCGCATTTGCAGCGTGGCTGACGTCTTTGACGCCCTCACTGCCGACCGGGTGTATCGAAAAGCTTATCCACCCCATGAAGCCTATGAGTACCTGGCTGCTTCAGGAGGAAGCCAGTTTGATTATCACGTGGTAAATGCTTTCTTACGCAATGTGGCGGCTTACCCCACAGGGACCTGGGTGGAACTGAATACCAGGGAAATCGGGGTGGTCGTGGAGACAAAACCGGGCTTTGCCACCCGCCCCCTGGTACGCCTGTGCTTTGGCCCGGCGCCGGAACGGGAGCAGCTGCGCCAGCCGGAGGATGTGGATTTGACCCGTGTGCTGGATCGCTTGATCACGCGAGTCGTGCCGCGGGAGGAAGTAGAAAAAACAGCCCGTAACTTGCCTCGATTAGACAGCCATGTGTTAAAATAA